A genomic region of Gemmata massiliana contains the following coding sequences:
- a CDS encoding co-chaperone GroES, with the protein MGLKPIGDRIVVRREAAEEKTAGGILLPDSAKNKPQRGTVVAVGPGKLKPDGTRAAMQLKAGDKVLFTSWAGDEFKDRAADGEILLMHEGDVLCVLG; encoded by the coding sequence ATGGGCCTGAAACCAATCGGCGACCGCATCGTTGTTCGCCGCGAAGCCGCTGAAGAGAAGACGGCCGGCGGGATTCTGCTGCCCGACAGCGCCAAGAACAAGCCCCAGCGCGGTACCGTCGTGGCCGTCGGTCCGGGCAAGCTCAAGCCGGACGGCACCCGGGCCGCGATGCAGCTCAAGGCCGGGGACAAGGTGCTCTTCACCTCGTGGGCCGGCGACGAGTTCAAGGACCGCGCCGCCGACGGCGAGATCCTCCTGATGCACGAAGGCGACGTGCTGTGCGTCCTCGGGTAG
- a CDS encoding DNA alkylation repair protein has product MDEVRKGASRRADISPELLAQLNAGTAPSATLSEGLAIDFATLLVAAVPDIPTDSVDVVREMAGEGVTRRMDAVGEVLLRHLTLDGLPTIAEHTSDTVRGWACYVIGRAPKLKLNAKLTLIRPLADDRHFGVREWAWMAIRPHLAKNVGHAVKALEPWARDPSPNVRRFASEATRPRGVWCTHIEALKQNPELALPLLEPLRADPAKYVQDSVGNWLNDAAKSQPAWVKALCTRWQQESTTDTTSRICQRALRNVGGGK; this is encoded by the coding sequence ATGGACGAAGTACGGAAGGGCGCGTCGCGGCGGGCCGACATTTCGCCCGAGCTACTCGCACAACTGAACGCGGGGACGGCACCGAGCGCGACGCTCAGCGAGGGGTTGGCCATCGACTTCGCGACGCTGCTGGTCGCAGCGGTTCCCGACATTCCCACCGACTCGGTTGATGTCGTTCGCGAAATGGCCGGCGAGGGCGTCACCCGGCGCATGGACGCGGTCGGCGAAGTGCTGTTGCGCCACCTCACGCTCGACGGGTTGCCGACGATCGCGGAACACACGTCGGACACGGTTCGCGGGTGGGCATGTTACGTCATCGGTCGCGCGCCGAAGCTCAAGCTCAATGCGAAGCTCACACTGATCCGCCCGCTGGCTGACGATCGACACTTCGGGGTGCGCGAGTGGGCGTGGATGGCGATCCGGCCGCACCTCGCGAAGAACGTCGGACACGCGGTGAAGGCGCTGGAGCCGTGGGCACGCGATCCGTCGCCGAACGTCCGCCGGTTCGCGAGCGAAGCCACCCGACCACGTGGCGTCTGGTGTACCCACATTGAGGCGTTGAAGCAGAATCCCGAGTTGGCCCTTCCGCTGCTGGAACCACTCCGGGCAGACCCGGCGAAGTACGTTCAGGACTCCGTCGGCAACTGGCTCAACGACGCAGCCAAGAGTCAACCGGCGTGGGTCAAAGCGCTCTGCACACGCTGGCAGCAGGAATCCACCACCGACACGACCTCGCGGATCTGTCAGCGCGCGCTGCGGAACGTGGGCGGAGGGAAATAG